Within Bacillus sp. FJAT-45350, the genomic segment TACTCTCCGGACGTTGGAAATATGTAATTCTTTGGTTTCTAAAGTCCACAGAGCGTCGTTATAGTGAAATTAAAACTTTTTTAGGGGATATATCACAAGGTTCTCTTACAAAGCAACTTCGAGAACTGGAAACAGATGGTTTAATTAATCGAAAAGTTTTTCCAGAAGTTCCTCCTCGTGTAGAGTATTCATTAACCTCAAAGGGGAAAGAACTCATTCCTATTATTGATTTGATGGAAGAGTTCGGGAAGAGGCATGGGGAGCAAGTAGACTAACCAAAGTGCCTTTAATCGGTTATTTACCATTTACCCCGGAATTCAAACCTAAATGGTGGATAAAGTTATAGTTGTAGGAGGAGAAAACGTTCTAGTGGAGTTTATGATAAAAGTCTATGAAGAAATATATATAAATTAACGGGCATGGATTTATAGATCCGAGCTCAGCAGGTTAAACACTTTAGGAGATTCGTGTAAGTGCAAAAAAATGTACTAGATCTATTTTTATTGCCCTCTTCACAAAGGTGTGAAATGATTTTATTCTAGTGCATGTAACAAATTTACTAAGTACAACAATTTAATAGGCAAGTCTGGATTCAACAATAGATGGACACTTGATCCTGAACAACTGTTTCATACAGAATTGTTTATTACTTTGTTTTGAATTGGCCGGATAATTTGTGGGGAGGTCATAAATTGACAACCGAATTTTCAACGTGAAATAGTTAGCTTGCTAAATGTTTTTAGTAGTGGAGGAACATCTATGAACAATAGTGTTGATTGCGATATTCGTCAGTCGTTAGATAAAATCTCATTTCAAATGCGTAGAGATTATAGTGAAAGTCTTAGAGAACTTAATCTCTATGTAGGTCAAGATAATTTACTCTTTCGTTTGTGGCAAGAAGAGGGGGTAACGCAAATGCAGCTATGTGAACACTTAAAATGTGAACCGCCTACGGTCACAAATATGGTTAAATCATTGGAGCAAAACGGTTTTATATACCGTAAACGTGACGAACAAGATGCGAGGATTATGCGAATCTTTCTAACGGACAAAGGCAAAGAATTAGAGAAACCGGTTGGGTTCAAATGGGAACAGCAGCAAGAAAAATTGCTCCATTCATTCTTACCGGAAGAACGTCTATTATTGAGGGATTTTATGAAGCGAATGGAGAGAAACTTGCTCTAAGTTTCCTCTGTGTTGATATTTAGCATGCTAAATAATTGTGTAGCAACCTAAATATATTAAATAGTACAATGTCGCTTGTCATATTTAAAAAGTAAGGAAATTAAAAGTAGAAACTGTTAGATGATTACCTTTAACAAATTAGTTAGTAAGCTAAATATTACTTGTTTTGCCCTGCTTAGAGTGATTTAATTCTGACTCTTTTAGTTACTTTTAGAAAATAAAAAGGAGAAATATACATGGAAAAAAGAAAAGAAATGCAATTAGCATTACAAATGGTTTCTGGATACGGAGCCGAATTCAGTGCCTGGAGAATGCCTGGTACAGATCCAGCAGCCTACACAAATACGGATAGTTACGTGGAACGAGCTAAAATAGCTGAAAAAGGAAAATTTCAAATGATCTTTATCGCTGATACTCCGGCATTGACCGTCGATTTAGGACCTCAGACTCCTATGTTCCCTATGGACCCTATGTTAGCACTAATGGCTTTAGCTAGAGAGACGAAACATATTGGACTTGTGGCGACACATTCAACGACATTCAATTATCCATACAACATTGCACGTCAGTTCAAGGCACTCGATGTTATAAGTAATGGGCGAGTAGGATGGAATGCGGTCACTTCATCCCTCCCAGTAGCGGCAGCAAATTTTGGTACTAAAGTTGCCAGTCGCAAAGAACGCTATGACATGGCACATGAATCCATCCAAATTGTTCAAGCATTATGGGGGAGTTGGGAACAAGATGCGTGGACGTTAGATGCAGAAGGAGGAAAATTTGCCGATATGGACAAAATTCAGCCTATCAATCTTGAAGGGCAATATTATTCATCTCGTGGTCCTTTGCCTATCCCGCCCTCTGAGCAAGGCCAGCCGGTTATTTTCCAAGCAGGTGGAGGAGAAGAAGGACTGGAATTGGCGGGGAGGTACGCTTCTGGGGTCTACGCTAACCCTTATGATATAGAATCTGCTCGTCAACATAGGCAAGCACTTCGCCAAAGTGCAACTCGTTTTGGTCGAAATCCCGATGACATTAAGATGTACGCAGGTTTTATGTTTTCCATCGGTTCAACGGAAGAAGAAGGTTTAGAACGACGAAGACAGCTTATGAGTTTTAATCCAGAGGAGATACCAGGAAGAGTAAGTTACCTTGGTTCAATGGTAGGTTTACCACTATCAGTGAATTCGGTAGATATTGATCAACCTTTATCAGCTGACTTGTTGAAAAAAGCATATGCCAACCCAATGGATCCACGTTCCCACAGAGCTTTAGAGCTTCTGAAAAAAGGGATATCGATTCGAGACGTTCTTGCACATGGGGTCATTAACTATCATCCAGTAGTGGCAGGTACCCCCGTACAAGTTGCTGATTTCTTGGAAGAATGGTTTTTGGCTGGTGCATGTGACGGCTTCTCGGTTGTTCCGGATATAGCCTATGATGGAGTTGCTGATTTTGTGGAACATGTCGTCCCAATTTTGCAGGACCGTGGTTTGTTTCACAAAGATTATGAAGGAAAAACACTACGTGAGAATATGGGAGTTCCTTATCAATACGGAAGACTGAAAGATAATAATAAATAATAGAGGAGAGGATTCAAATGAATAAAACCCTTGAATTGCTTCAAGGTCATACATCCATTCGTTCTTTTACAAATCAACCACTGACAGAGGAACAACGAGATGCAATCTTTAAGGCAGCTAATCAAACGTCATCTTTCAGCCTGTTGCAGGTGGTTTCTATTATTAGGATTACAGACCCAAATCTTCGAAAAAAAGTGATGCAACTCTCTGTAAATCAACCGTATATCGAAGAAGCAGCAGAGTTTTGGATTTTTTGTGCAGATTTTAACCGAAATCATGAAATTGCTCCCAACGTAGACCTTGACTATATTGAATACCTATTAATAGGATCATTCGATGCTGGGCTCATGGCTCAAAATGCTTTAACTGCAGCGGAATCAATGGGACTCGGTGGTGTCTATATCGGCGGAGTAAGGGCTAATATTACAGAATTAAGCGAGGTATTAAATTTACCAAAGTATGTGATTCCTTTAGTAGGACTATGCATAGGGCATCCTGCTGGAGAGAAGCCTGGACTAAAACCGCGTTTGCCTCAATCTATGGTCATGTTTGATAATCAATATCAGCCATTAGATGAAGAACAATTAGCAACTTATGACCAACAGATGCGTGAATATTATGAAAATCGTTCTGTTAAAGCACCTTTCACAGTGAAGAAAGTAAAGGGATGGAAAGATCATATTGAGGATCATCTTGAAAGAAGCAAGTTGCCCTTTATGCTCGAGTATTTAAACAAACAAGGATTTGCAAAAAAATAAATTGTTATTAATTTAATGAATGTACGAGGAGATAAAAATGAAGAATCAATATAATACGCGTGCCATTATGGCAGCACTACTTATGTGCGGTTTCGTCGGTATGTTCAGCGAAACGGCTCTCAATATTGCAATGACTAACTTAATGGAAGTGTTCCAAATTTCGGCCACAACCGCACATTGGTTAACAACTGGGTTCTTACTAACACTCGGCATTTTAATGCCAATGAGCGGGTTACTGCTACTAATGTTTACGACGAGGCAGCTGTTCGTAGCTTCTCTCATCAGTTTAATTTTAGGTACATTGATTGCAGCGCTCGCGTTTAGTTTTGAAATGTTAATGATCGGCCGAGTCTTACAGGCCGTTGGCATGGGCTTGTTGCTTCCACTCATGTTTAATACTGTTCTTGTAATCTATCCGCCTGAAAAGCGGGGGGCTGCCATGGGATTTGTTGGGCTTGTTATCATGTTTGCTCCAGCTACCGGACCGACCATAGGTGGTCTATTAATCCAATATTTAACATGGCATTACATCTTCTGGTTATCGCTACCACTTTTGGTTATAGGATTGTTAATAGGTCTAAAGTACTTGGAAAACGTTACGGATGTCACTAAGCCTAGAATCGATCTGCTATCTGTTTTATTGTCAACAATCGGTTTCGGAGGAGTTGTCTATGGCTTCAGTAAGGCGGGCGAAGGAGTTGAAGGTTGGAGCGGCATGATTGTTATCGTCGTTGGACTTATTGCTCTGGTGTTGTTCATACTAAGGCAGAACTTTATGCACGAACCGATGTTAAATCTGAGGGTTTTCAAGTATCCGATGTATGTTGTTGGGATGCTTCTAGTACTGTCATGTATGATGATTATTATGTCAAGCATGATTATTCTGCCGATGTTTCTGCAAACTGGTGCAGGATTATCTGTTTTCATCGCCGGCCTCATGCTTTTACCGGGCAGCGCGTTGAACGGTATCCTATCACCACTAGTGGGGCGTTTATTTGATAAGTATGGACCGAAATGGCTCGTTACTCCCGGCCTCATTCTCGTTACAGTGATGTTATGGTTCTTTACGACCCTATCCCCGGTTTCTTCAGTAACCTTTATCGTGGCTCTGCATATCGGCCTCATGGTGGGAGTAGCTATGATTTGGATGCCTGCTCAAACGAACGGACTAAATCAATTACCGCCGGAATTATACCCGCATGGTACGGCAGTCTTAAACACACTGCAGCAGGTTGCAGGCGCGATTGGTATAGCGATCGCAATCAGTATCCTTACTGGTGGGATGGAGAAATACTTGCATAGCTCCTCCGATCCTACACAGCTGACCGAAATAGCAAACGCGATGACGGCAGGATCACAAAGTGTGTTCTGGTTCACGATGCTCATTGCATTGATTGGCTTGATCTTAGCATTCTTCATTCGCCGGGTAGTCAACCACGAGGAGAGGTATTCAGCGCATTGATGCTGTTGTAAATAACAACAGGGTCACTTAGAAAATTAATATATAAGTTGACCCTGTGTATTTATCTTTTTCAGGTGTTTTACTTGTTATATACCCGATAACTGTAAAAGAAAAAAGTTCTTTTATAAATAGTTATTATTCTATTGATAAAAAGGAGTTATATTGAATGGTCAAAAATGAACTTAATAATGATCTGCAGTTATCCATCTTAGATTTTGTACATGTATATCCTGGTAGTAATCCCATTCAAAGTTTAAAAAATTCAACGGAAATGGTCCAACTAGCTGACAGATTAGGTTATAAGAGATACTGGTTCACGGAACATCATAGTACTCCTAGCCAAATGAGAACATCTCCGGATTTGTTAAGTCTACACGCAGCTTCACATACCAAAAATATACGTGTAGGTTCAGGAGGGATTATGTTACCTAACCATAGTCCATTGAAAGTGGTAGAAAACTTTACATTACTTGAAGCACTCTATCCTGGCAGGGTAGACCTTGGAATAGGAAGAGCATCGGGAACAGATGGATTAACTGCATTAGCCTTACAACGTTCACAAGAGTCAGTTACTGCAAATGACTTTCCAGAACAATTAAATCAATTACTCTCGTTTTTTTCACGAAATTTCCCAGCTCACCACCCTTTCAAGAAGATAATCGTTCCAGGGAATGAATCAATCGTACCCGATATGTATATGTTAGGTTCCAGCCAGGGCGGTGTACAGTTCGCTATAGATAAAGGACTTGGTTTTGTGTTTGCAGCCCACTTAGCACCGAGAGTAGCTATACCAATGCTTCGTTTCTATCGTGAAAATTTCAAGCCATCTATTTATATGAAAGAGCCACAGAGCATGTTAGCTATTGGAGTTATTACAGCAGAAACAGAGGAAGAGGCAAAATATTTTGCAGGGCCATTGGAATTAATGTGGGCAAGAATGGCAACGGGTTCACGCGATCTTTCATTTCCATCACTAGAGGAAGCCAGTAAGTATGTTTATACATTACAGGAAGAGGAAGCCCGTCAATATAATAAAGACCGTTTTGTTATTGGGAGTGTAGCCAATGTTGCTGAAAAGTTAAAACGATTGGCAAAAGAAGCTTTAGTAGATGAAATTATAATCGCTGATTTTTATCCTAGTCAAGAAAGCAGACTAAAAGGACATCAATTACTAGCAGAAGCATTTGATATAAATTTAAATAGCTATCAAGATTAGAACGAAAGAAGGTGAAATGAATGAAAGAAAAAAGACAACTTAAAATAGCCGGGACTATAGATGGGGTAGGCTGGAATTACATGGGCTGGCGCCACCCAGATATGCCAGCATATGCTAGTGAAAGCATTGATTACTATGTACAAAAAGCAAAAAGATTAGAAGAGGGAAAGTTTGACACCATCTTTTTAACTGACGTTAGCCATATTGGTCCAGGTATGCTTCCTCATTACCTTAGTATGTTTGAAGGTGTAAGTATTCTGTCTGCCTTAAGCATGGTGACGCATTCCATAGGACTTACTGCCACAATTGCAACTTCCTATGCGGATCCATTCACTGTTTCCCGTCAAATGGCTTCTCTTGACAAAATCAGTAATGGCCGAGCAGGATGGAATGCTGTCACTTCTAATCCAGGAGGACTAGCAAATTATAGTCGCACTCATCTTTCTAAAGCAGATTTGTATCCAATGAAAAAAGAGTTCTTAGAGATTGTCGAAGGTCTCTGGGACTCCTATGAGGATGACGCATTTATACGGGATAAAAAAAGCGGCGTATTCTTTGATCCACAAAAAATGCATGCTCTAAATTATAGAGGAAACTATTTTTCTGTGGATGGTCCTTTAAATATTAGTCGTTCCAGACAAGGAAGACCGGTTATTTTCCAAGCTGGAACTTCTTCAGATTTCATGAATATTGCCTCAAAGCATGCCGACGGTGTATTTCTCCCGGCTGATCATTTAGAAGATGCAAAAGCTTTTAGTCAAGAGTTAAAGAGAAGAGTGGAATTGGAAGGGCGTTCGTTTGATGATTTCCTACTTACGATTTCACATAATCCGATTGTAGGAAGAACAGAAAGAGAAGCTGAAGATAAATTTCAGGAACTGCAAGAGCTGATGCCGATTTACCGTATCCCAAAACCGAAAATTTTTGGTTCGGCAGAAAAGGTAGCAGATCAAATTCAACACTGGTACGAGGCAGGGGCGATGGATCTATTGCTGCTAAGACAGGAGCATCCTTCAGGGTTTGATGACTTTATTGATTTAGTCGTTCCTATCTTACAAGAAAGAGGAATCTTCCGTAAAGAATATGAATCAAACACTTTACGTGGAAATTTGGGTTTACCTTATCCAGAAAATAGATATTCTATCTAATTATACTTTGATTAAACAGAGGAGAGGTGTGACCAATGAAAATGGAGGACATTATCCTCACTTGTATAAAAGAACACCCAGGAATAAGTGCAAAGAAGATTGTTTCATGTTTCGATTCAAAAACAAACAATTTATTAGTAACGGAAGAAACGAATCCTCAAGCTTCTATTTTTAAACAATTAAGGACCCTGAAGAAAAAAGGGAATCTTCTTAACAGAGGTGATCGCTGGTACTTTATGAATCGAAATATTGGATAATTGGCATTTGATGGTTCTTTATTGGTTGTAATTGATTAACTATTTAGTATACTAAAAATATTTATATACTGAGCAACTTCAGTATTTGTGCCTGCCACTACCCGAAGTATGTCGACATCATCGACAAAATACGGTGGTGACAGGCACTTTTTGTGATCGTATAGAGAAGTCTCTATAAAAGAAATAATCTTAATCTTATTGGAAAAAATTGAATTGATTTTGAAGAAGAACTCATAAAAGAAACTCTTTTACTGCGCAGTACAACGATACTATTCAATAGAAAATGATATTCCACAATTGACGCGATTGCGGAAGACAGCCTAATTCCTCGGTAAAGATAAGGAGGATTAGGCTTTTTCACTTCAAAACCGTTGACGTCTTCTATTTAGTATAAATCTCTGCTCCAATAGTAGATGAGTTGATGGTTTCTTTCAATAGTTCTTCCTTCTTCCATAAGAATTGCTATATTCATATTGAACAAACCATGAGCATTTGGCTTCACAGTTCATAAATCATAATCACTTGGTACAATTTTCTCTTTAGTTTCAATAACTTTCATCCTCAAAAAACAATATCTACCTTCTGATTATCAATGGATAAATTATTGTAGGTTCATTTTTTACACAATCTTCTATCCAATCTTGTAAACCCGAAACAGAGAATACAGCTACCATATTAAGTTCATCATGGTGCTTTTCAAAAACATTTATGAGTTCATTCATATTTTGAATTTCGTTAGAATTATAAAGAACACTAAACGAATCGATAAAAATCACCTATTTTTCTTGGACCATCATTTCTTCTATTTCTATTTTCTTTGACTCTTTTTGAAAGATGAGACGAGGAGTAGTAGGCTGTGGTTTAGAAGAAGGTTGGCTGCGACTCTTTATGAATTACTAGATGAGAAGTTGATTGATGTGCAAGAACGTCAGCAGCAGATTAGCGAAAATCTGACTTTGGAGTATGAGGTGGGGGAGGAGAGGGCTACTCTTGTATGAGTGGTCTAATTTTATTTCGTCCCTATTTTAAAATTGAAAACAACTGAAACTAACCATATTAAATAGTATTTCACGTAACAATTTAATAATAACTATTTGCTACTAATGAGATGTTCAACTTATAAATGCTCTATATATATTCTTACATAATTCTTAAATTCCGAAGCAACAGGTGAAATAGATTTTTCTTTCTTTTGAATCCACCCATATTTAATATCAGTATGTTCAAAATTAATTAATGGAATTTGAATAATGTTTTCGTAATTACCTCCAGGAAAACTATTTAATTTAGATTTAGACATAATGGTTAATGCTAACCCCTCAGAAACAGCTTTTATTATAGTACTAACATTGTTAGAAAAAAATAAAATATTTAATTGGCCATACTCTTCTTGAAAGGCATTAATGAGGTGCTTCGTGTTGTCACCGTTAAATAGAGCAAGAGGTACATTAATGAGATCTTCCGGAATTATAAATTTTTTTGTTGCAAATTTAGAATTTTTACTAACACAGACACAAACTTCCGCTTCAAGTAATACTTCAAATTCAACCTTATCTAAATTTATCCATTCCTCATTATAAAGCGCAATTAAACCTATTTCTGCTTTATCATTAACAATGTCATTTATAACATCTGTAACATTCTTTTCGAATATTTCTGTTTTTAATTTAGGATAGTCGTTTTTAAAACTAATAAGTGGTTTTATTAGAGTAGTGGGTAAAAGAGAAGGTACAACAGATAGCCTCAAATAACTCACTATATCTATTCCAGCTTGCATCTGGGCCATTTCTTTTAGCTCATATATATGAGTAATAATCTTTTTTGCTTTGTTGATAAATTTTTGTCCGTCTTGAGTCGGATGGGCCCCCTTTTTAGTACGAGTAAATAAAATAACATTTAGCTCTTTTTCTAAACTTGTAATTGCTTGACTGATACCAGGCTGTGAAACATGAAGGTTTTTAGCTGCTTTAGATAAGCTCCCGCACTTAGCAACTTCGGTGATAAATTGTAATTGTTCAATATTCATTTACTTCCTCCTTTATATAAGTTCAGGTTATGAATTATATAATAAATAATTAATTTACTTCCATTGTACTTATGGATTAAACTTAAGTAAATATAAAAAATCAAAAAATTCTATGTTTTTTGTTAATTAGTAAGAAAAAGTTCCGTGATACGAAAAAGGAGGTGAACCATGTTATATCAATTTTCTATTTAACTTGGGAAGGGGTTTATTAAACTCTTTTTCTAATGTAATTATTGGATAGAGTATTGTGTGAGTTTGTGAAATACTTGGAGTTTACTTTGGTCGTAGAAAGTAAGAAAATTTCTGTCAGCAATTTTAACATTGGCCGTTAAATGTTAAACCCTACGTTACACTGATTTGTTTTGAAAACGTATACAATTTGAGGATGAACTTGAACTAATCTAGGTAGCTTTTTATATGAATTAATTAGAAAACAATGGACCTTACTCAGGAGGCTAATATTAGAAATAATGTTAGGAGGCTACGATCTATTAGATACAGAAATCTATTCTTTTCTTTAAATATTATAATTTTAAAATATTGAGAAGCCAATAGGAGGGGAGCTTAGCTACATAAGTAAAACAAAATTTCAGAAGTGCTATAGTACAAGTTTACTTTATTTATAGGATAGTTAATTCTTCTAAAAACAATTTGTTTAGGAGGTGAAAGTGTTGGGAATTCCATAATTTGTTTCTTGTTAGAGTGATAATATTTGTAAAACCTTACTTCGATAATAGGGAGGAATTTATTTTATGAAAAATAAACTGTTTTTAAGTCTACTGGGTTTTATATTTTTTATTATAGCTGGTTGTAGTAATTCAGAAATAACAGGTAATAGTTCTACAAATGATGAACAAAGTGGAGGGAATGAAGCAAAGGAAACTATAACATTAAAATTAGGACATCCTGCTCCACCTCAACATTCTTATGGTCTAGCAGCAACAGCTTTTGCAGAAGAAATTGAACAGGCATCCAATGGAAGATTAAAGATTGAAGTTTACGATTCTTCTCAACTAGGGGGTCAAAGAGAACTTACTGAACAAATTCAAGTAGGAACACTGGATATGGGAGTAATAGCAGCGGGAGTAGTTTCAAATTTTGTTGATGAATTATCTATTTTGGACCTTCCTTTTCTATTTACTGATTTAGATCATGTTTATCGTTCTTTAGATGGAGAAGTGGGTGAAGTACTAACTGAAAAAATAAACAATGCCGGTTTTGTAAATCTTGGAATTTGGGAGCTGGGATTTAAGGATTTAAGAAGCAGGAATACTCCAATCTATTCAGTAGAAGACATGAGAGGGCTAAAAGTTAGAATTCAAGAAAGTCCGATCCTTGTTGAAACGTATCGCAGTTTAAGTGCTGATCCAACACCTATGGATGCAGCTGAATTATATACTGGTCTTCAACAAGGAATTGTAGAAGCAACTGAGGGTCCCTATGGATCGTTTAGAGATTTAAATTTATATGAAGTTCAAGATTATTATAGTGAATTAAATATATCTTATGGTGCTGCTATCTTTTTAATGAATCCTAGGGTTTTAGATTCACTTGACCCCGACCTTCAAGAGTTGGTATTAGAATTATCAGCAAAACATACACAATTGCAAAGGCAAATCAATCAAGATGCAGAACAAAATGCTAAAGAATATGTTATGGAACATGGAATCATAGTGGTTGAATCAGATGAAATTGATGTTCAATCATTTAGAGATGCGACTCAACCAGTATATGAAAAATTGGGAGAGCAATATATTGATTTAATTGAAATTGTAAGAAATCTAGAATAAGTTTCAACCTTATTTTTTAATTTAGATTTAAAAAATCGGATAGATAGATGAAGAAAATACTTAGAATGTACAAGAAAGTAAGGTTCTCTCTTATTTTCTTGTACATTGAGAGGTGAAGAAGTATGGGAAAATGGAACATGCTTATTACTACTTTAAATCGTGTAACTGCAGGTATTACTATGACATTTCTTGTAGTTATGGTTTGTCTTATATCTTTACAAATTATTACTCGTTTGATCTTTAATACTTCATTTTTTTGGACAGATGAATTAGCCAGATATCTTATGATTTCTATTATTTTTTTAGGTGCATCGCTTGCTTTTCAATACGGAAGTCATATTAGCATAGATTTAATATTTAACCGAATTTCAAAGGGTTCACAAAAGATAATGCAAACAATTGTTGCATTATTATGTATTACTCTCTTAGTAGTACTTGTATATAAAGGTTTTGAATTAGTTAATATAACAATGGTTCAACGCTCCCCAGGATTACTTATACCTATGGGGTACATATATATGGTAATCCCGATAAGCGCTATTTTACAAATTTTAAATATTATAGACATTACAATAAATTTTTGGAAAACGGGAGAGTTACAAGAGGAGGGAGAGTAGGTCATTGATTATAATACTATTAATTATAATGATAGGATTATTTCTTATTAACGTACCAGTTGCTTTTGCTATTGCTTTAGGAACTATTATAACAGGGTTATTATTTTCGGATCTAAATCTACTAAGATTAGTACAAACAATGTTTTCTGCTCTAGACTCCTTTCCACTAATGGCTGTTCCGTTTTTTATATTAGCCGGGAAGCTAATGGAACATGGGGGTATATCTCAAAAAATAGTAGAATTCGCGAGTAGTTTAGTTGGTAATATAAGAGGGGGATTAGCACATGTTTCTATTATGGCATGTATGCTATTCGGTGCAATTTCCGGTTCTTCAGTTGCTACGATAATAGCAATAGGGGGAATTATGATACCGTATATGGTTAAACAGGGTTATGATAGAAATTTTGCATCAGCAGTTCAAGCAGCTGGTGGTACAACAGGCATGATTATACCTCCTAGTATTCCAATGGTATTAATTGGTGTTATAGCTGGAGTTTCTGTAGGAGATATGTTTATAGCTGGTATTATTCCAGGATTACTAATTGGATTTTCTTTAATGATAGTAGCTTATATAATGTCAAAGAAAAAGGGCTATGGAGATATTGTAATTAAATCTGATAAAAGTATTTTACAATCATTACGAGATGCTATTTGGGCA encodes:
- a CDS encoding TRAP transporter substrate-binding protein; the protein is MKNKLFLSLLGFIFFIIAGCSNSEITGNSSTNDEQSGGNEAKETITLKLGHPAPPQHSYGLAATAFAEEIEQASNGRLKIEVYDSSQLGGQRELTEQIQVGTLDMGVIAAGVVSNFVDELSILDLPFLFTDLDHVYRSLDGEVGEVLTEKINNAGFVNLGIWELGFKDLRSRNTPIYSVEDMRGLKVRIQESPILVETYRSLSADPTPMDAAELYTGLQQGIVEATEGPYGSFRDLNLYEVQDYYSELNISYGAAIFLMNPRVLDSLDPDLQELVLELSAKHTQLQRQINQDAEQNAKEYVMEHGIIVVESDEIDVQSFRDATQPVYEKLGEQYIDLIEIVRNLE
- a CDS encoding TRAP transporter small permease; the encoded protein is MGKWNMLITTLNRVTAGITMTFLVVMVCLISLQIITRLIFNTSFFWTDELARYLMISIIFLGASLAFQYGSHISIDLIFNRISKGSQKIMQTIVALLCITLLVVLVYKGFELVNITMVQRSPGLLIPMGYIYMVIPISAILQILNIIDITINFWKTGELQEEGE
- a CDS encoding LysR family transcriptional regulator, which produces MNIEQLQFITEVAKCGSLSKAAKNLHVSQPGISQAITSLEKELNVILFTRTKKGAHPTQDGQKFINKAKKIITHIYELKEMAQMQAGIDIVSYLRLSVVPSLLPTTLIKPLISFKNDYPKLKTEIFEKNVTDVINDIVNDKAEIGLIALYNEEWINLDKVEFEVLLEAEVCVCVSKNSKFATKKFIIPEDLINVPLALFNGDNTKHLINAFQEEYGQLNILFFSNNVSTIIKAVSEGLALTIMSKSKLNSFPGGNYENIIQIPLINFEHTDIKYGWIQKKEKSISPVASEFKNYVRIYIEHL
- a CDS encoding TRAP transporter large permease; its protein translation is MIIILLIIMIGLFLINVPVAFAIALGTIITGLLFSDLNLLRLVQTMFSALDSFPLMAVPFFILAGKLMEHGGISQKIVEFASSLVGNIRGGLAHVSIMACMLFGAISGSSVATIIAIGGIMIPYMVKQGYDRNFASAVQAAGGTTGMIIPPSIPMVLIGVIAGVSVGDMFIAGIIPGLLIGFSLMIVAYIMSKKKGYGDIVIKSDKSILQSLRDAIWALLMPVIILGGIYGGIFTPTEASVVAVIYGLLVGIFIYRKINFSVFKKILHSTVLTTSAIGIIIATASYFGKLITLERVPHDIAAALGNANLSPLVVMLLISAFLLVLGTFLDAAAALIIATPLLLPIAVGIGMDPVHFGIIMVVNLSIGLLTPPLGVGLFVASKIGKVKYESILKPVFPFILILIIDVIIITLFPQISVGFANLMRN